One window of the Eucalyptus grandis isolate ANBG69807.140 chromosome 6, ASM1654582v1, whole genome shotgun sequence genome contains the following:
- the LOC104449430 gene encoding protein ABA DEFICIENT 4, chloroplastic isoform X3: MGFSSCLCYAHSTPLQVTISTSFGQIASSRLIKMASDQNSIGAHQRSSFPLKGCNTELLGRQMPRAGDNIRRERSFARGSRIIIIPYSARFIRNPKALGVHASWLTTSEIASSAFTWATAAVLPFYTLMVVAPKAELLPGIAKLFTNEVALASAWIHLLAVDLFAARQVFHDGLENQIETRHSVFLCMMCCPIGIATHFVTKALTRSDKTSMNT; this comes from the exons ATGGGCTTCTCTTCTTGCTTGTGCTATGCCCACTCCACTCCACTCCAG GTTACAATTTCAACTTCATTTGGACAGATTGCCAGTTCAAGATTGATAAAAATGGCTTCAGATCAAAATTCTATAGGAGCACATCAAAGATCCTCGTTTCCTCTGAAAGGTTGTAACACTGAGCTTTTAGGCCGACAGATGCCAAGGGCGGGAGACAACATACGCAGGGAGAGGAGTTTTGCCCGAGGATCAAGAATTATTATAATACCATACTCAGCAAGGTTCATCCGAAACCCGAAAGCCCTTGGAGTACATGCTTCTT GGTTGACAACATCTGAAATTGCTAGCAGTGCTTTCACTTGGGCAACCGCGGCTGTTCTCCCTTTCTACACTCTCATGGTCGTAGCTCCTAAGGCCGAACTG CTTCCTGGGATTGCAAAGTTGTTCACAAATGAAGTGGCTTTAGCTTCTGCATGGATTCACTTGTTAGCTGTAGATCTCTTTGCTgcaag GCAAGTCTTCCATGATGGATTGGAAAACCAAATCGAGACTCGGCATTCGGTCTTTCTTTGCATGATGTGTTGTCCCATTGGAATCGCCACTCATTTCGTCACGAAAGCATTAACTAGGAGTGATAAaactagtatgaacacctag
- the LOC104449430 gene encoding protein ABA DEFICIENT 4, chloroplastic isoform X1, protein MGFSSCLCYAHSTPLQVTISTSFGQIASSRLIKMASDQNSIGAHQRSSFPLKGCNTELLGRQMPRAGDNIRRERSFARGSRIIIIPYSARFIRNPKALGVHASWLTTSEIASSAFTWATAAVLPFYTLMVVAPKAELTKKSMKTGVPFIVLGLFYAYLLYLYWTPDTLKTVFSSKYYMPELPGIAKLFTNEVALASAWIHLLAVDLFAARQVFHDGLENQIETRHSVFLCMMCCPIGIATHFVTKALTRSDKTSMNT, encoded by the exons ATGGGCTTCTCTTCTTGCTTGTGCTATGCCCACTCCACTCCACTCCAG GTTACAATTTCAACTTCATTTGGACAGATTGCCAGTTCAAGATTGATAAAAATGGCTTCAGATCAAAATTCTATAGGAGCACATCAAAGATCCTCGTTTCCTCTGAAAGGTTGTAACACTGAGCTTTTAGGCCGACAGATGCCAAGGGCGGGAGACAACATACGCAGGGAGAGGAGTTTTGCCCGAGGATCAAGAATTATTATAATACCATACTCAGCAAGGTTCATCCGAAACCCGAAAGCCCTTGGAGTACATGCTTCTT GGTTGACAACATCTGAAATTGCTAGCAGTGCTTTCACTTGGGCAACCGCGGCTGTTCTCCCTTTCTACACTCTCATGGTCGTAGCTCCTAAGGCCGAACTG ACGAAGAAATCCATGAAGACTGGTGTTCCATTTATAGTGCTTGGGCTTTTCTATGCATACTTATTATACCTCTATTGGACACCCGACACGCTAAAGACAGTGTTTTCAAGCAAATATTACATGCCAGAG CTTCCTGGGATTGCAAAGTTGTTCACAAATGAAGTGGCTTTAGCTTCTGCATGGATTCACTTGTTAGCTGTAGATCTCTTTGCTgcaag GCAAGTCTTCCATGATGGATTGGAAAACCAAATCGAGACTCGGCATTCGGTCTTTCTTTGCATGATGTGTTGTCCCATTGGAATCGCCACTCATTTCGTCACGAAAGCATTAACTAGGAGTGATAAaactagtatgaacacctag
- the LOC104449431 gene encoding protein ABA DEFICIENT 4, chloroplastic: MGFSSCLCYAHFTPLQIGSSRLIKTTSDQNSIGAHQRSSFPLKSCHAELLGLHIPRAGDNIPREWSFARGSRIVTIPHSARFIRNQKALGAHASWLPTSQIASSAFTWGTVAVLPFYTLMVVAPKAEVTKKSMKTGVPFIVLGLFYAYLLYLSWTPDTLKAMFSSKYYLPELPAIAKLFTNEMTVASGWIHLLAVDLFAARQVFHDGLENQIETRHSVSLCLLFCPIGIATHFVTKALSRRTSD, from the exons ATGGGCTTCTCTTCTTGCTTGTGCTATGCCCACTTCACTCCGCTCCAG ATTGGCAGTTCAAGATTGATAAAAACCACTTCAGATCAAAATTCTATTGGAGCACATCAAAGATCCTCGTTTCCTCTGAAAAGCTGTCACGCTGAGCTTTTAGGCCTACATATTCCGAGGGCAGGAGACAACATACCCAGGGAGTGGAGTTTTGCCAGAGGATCAAGAATTGTTACAATACCACACTCAGCAAGGTTCATCCGAAACCAGAAAGCTCTTGGAGCACATGCTTCTT GGCTGCCAACATCTCAAATCGCTAGCAGTGCTTTCACTTGGGGAACTGTTGCTGTTCTCCCTTTCTACACTCTCATGGTTGTGGCTCCTAAGGCCGAAGTG ACTAAGAAATCCATGAAGACGGGTGTACCATTTATAGTGCTTGGTCTTTTCTATGCATACTTATTATACCTCTCCTGGACACCAGACACGCTGAAGGCAATGTTTTCAAGCAAATATTACCTGCCAGAG CTTCCTGCGATTGCAAAGTTGTTCACAAATGAAATGACTGTAGCTTCTGGATGGATTCACTTGCTGGCAGTAGATCTCTTCGCTgcaag GCAGGTCTTTCATGATGGATTGGAAAATCAAATCGAGACACGGCATTCAGTCTCTCTTTGCTTGCTGTTCTGTCCCATTGGAATTGCCACTCATTTTGTCACGAAAGCACTGTCCAGGAGAACCTCTGActga
- the LOC104449430 gene encoding protein ABA DEFICIENT 4, chloroplastic isoform X2, whose protein sequence is MGFSSCLCYAHSTPLQIASSRLIKMASDQNSIGAHQRSSFPLKGCNTELLGRQMPRAGDNIRRERSFARGSRIIIIPYSARFIRNPKALGVHASWLTTSEIASSAFTWATAAVLPFYTLMVVAPKAELTKKSMKTGVPFIVLGLFYAYLLYLYWTPDTLKTVFSSKYYMPELPGIAKLFTNEVALASAWIHLLAVDLFAARQVFHDGLENQIETRHSVFLCMMCCPIGIATHFVTKALTRSDKTSMNT, encoded by the exons ATGGGCTTCTCTTCTTGCTTGTGCTATGCCCACTCCACTCCACTCCAG ATTGCCAGTTCAAGATTGATAAAAATGGCTTCAGATCAAAATTCTATAGGAGCACATCAAAGATCCTCGTTTCCTCTGAAAGGTTGTAACACTGAGCTTTTAGGCCGACAGATGCCAAGGGCGGGAGACAACATACGCAGGGAGAGGAGTTTTGCCCGAGGATCAAGAATTATTATAATACCATACTCAGCAAGGTTCATCCGAAACCCGAAAGCCCTTGGAGTACATGCTTCTT GGTTGACAACATCTGAAATTGCTAGCAGTGCTTTCACTTGGGCAACCGCGGCTGTTCTCCCTTTCTACACTCTCATGGTCGTAGCTCCTAAGGCCGAACTG ACGAAGAAATCCATGAAGACTGGTGTTCCATTTATAGTGCTTGGGCTTTTCTATGCATACTTATTATACCTCTATTGGACACCCGACACGCTAAAGACAGTGTTTTCAAGCAAATATTACATGCCAGAG CTTCCTGGGATTGCAAAGTTGTTCACAAATGAAGTGGCTTTAGCTTCTGCATGGATTCACTTGTTAGCTGTAGATCTCTTTGCTgcaag GCAAGTCTTCCATGATGGATTGGAAAACCAAATCGAGACTCGGCATTCGGTCTTTCTTTGCATGATGTGTTGTCCCATTGGAATCGCCACTCATTTCGTCACGAAAGCATTAACTAGGAGTGATAAaactagtatgaacacctag
- the LOC104449433 gene encoding 40S ribosomal protein S7, producing the protein MYTSRRKIQKDKDVEPSEFEEMVAQTFFDLENTNQELKSELKDLFINSAVEMDIAGNRKAVVIFVPFRLRKAFRKVHLRLVRELEKKFSGKDVVLLASRRIVRPPKKGSAAQRPRTRTLTAVHDAMLEDVVFPAEIVGKRVRYRLDGSKIMKIFLDPKERNNTENKLETFGGVYRKLTGKDVVFEYPITEA; encoded by the exons ATGTACACCTCCAGGAGGAAGATCCAGAAGGACAAGGATGTTGAACCCTCCGAATTTGAGGAGATGGTCGCACAG ACATTCTTCGACTTGGAGAACACCAACCAGGAGCTGAAAAGTGAACTGAAAGATCTTTTCATTAATTCTGCAGT TGAAATGGACATTGCTGGGAACCGCAAGGCTGTTGTCATCTTTGTCCCCTTTAGACTGAGGAAAGCTTTCCGCAAGGTTCACCTGCGTCTTGTTAGGGAGCTGGAGAAGAAATTCAGTGGCAAG GATGTAGTCCTTCTTGCCTCCCGCAGAATAGTGCGGCCACCAAAGAAAGGCTCTGCTGCTCAGAGACCCCGTACCCGCACCTTAACAGCTGTTCACGATGCTATGCTGGAGGATGTGGTGTTTCCAGCCGAGATTGTTGGAAAACGTGTCAGATACCGCCTTGATGGATCTAAGATAATGAAG ATTTTCTTGGATCCCAAGGAGCGCAACAACACCGAGAACAAGTTGGAGACCTTTGGAGGAGTTTACAGGAAACTTACAGGAAAAGATGTAGTGTTCGAATATCCGATTACAGAGGCTTGA
- the LOC104449434 gene encoding mannose-6-phosphate isomerase 1 isoform X1 has protein sequence METRSSPKLRRLRCSVQKYDWGRRGAESRVAKLFALNSGAEADPDRPYAEFWMGTHGSGPSFLLPAGCGNGGHKVSPDVTLKAWISSNPDVLGDKVVDEWGCDLPFLFKVLSIAKPLSIQAHPDKELARALHKARPDVYKDANHKPEMALALTKFEAICGFISMEELKQVLCDVPEIAELVGSTDVEKFIKLGEQEVEKAKCLLQSIFTKLMSASADIVALAVSQIKSRLELEGQVRPLTDKEQLVLRLEKQYPADVGVISAFFLNYVRLNPGEALYLGANEPHAYVSGECIECMATSDNVVRAGLTPKTKDIQTLCSMLTYKQGFPDILKGVPLKTYITRYIPPFDEFEVDRCVLPKGSSAVFSAVLGPSIFLVTDGEGTINVGSVKQDVVAEGYVLFVPANVEIHVTSVTELHVYRAGVNDRFLKSRELENGKKSQI, from the exons ATGGAGACGCGGTCGTCCCCGAAACTGAGGAGGCTCCGGTGCTCCGTCCAGAAGTACGATTGGGGCCGCCGCGGGGCGGAATCGCGGGTCGCCAAGCTGTTCGCGCTCAATTCCGGCGCCGAGGCAGACCCCGACAGGCCGTACGCGGAGTTCTGGATGGGGACCCACGGCTCCGGGCCGTCCTTCCTGTTGCCAGCCGGGTGCGGCAATGGGGGCCACAAAGTCTCCCCGGACGTCACTCTGAAGGCCTGGATTTCGAGCAACCCGGATGTTCTTGGTGATAAGGTGGTGGACGAGTGGGGCTGCGATCTCCCCTTCTTGTTCAAG GTGCTTTCGATCGCAAAACCATTGTCGATACAGGCTCACCCAGATAAGGAATTGGCGAGGGCTTTGCACAAGGCGCGGCCAGATGTTTACAAGGATGCTAATCACAAGCCCGAGATGGCTTTGGCCTTAACCAAGTTCGAGGCCATCTGTGGATTCATTAGCATGGAG GAACTTAAACAAGTGCTGTGTGATGTTCCAGAGATTGCGGAATTAGTTGGCAGTACAGATGTGGAAAAATTCATCAAACTGGGTGAACAAGAAGTGGAGAAAGCCAAGTGTCTTCTGCAATCGATTTTTACCAAACTCATGTCAGCTAGTGCAGATATAGTTGCTTTGGCAGTTTCCCAGATAAAAAGTCGTCTGGAGTTGGAGGGTCAG GTGAGACCATTGACAGATAAGGAACAGCTGGTGCTGAGGCTAGAAAAGCAATATCCAGCTGATGTGGGGGTAATTTCAGCATTCTTTCTCAACTATGTGAGGCTTAATCCAGGCGAGGCATTGTATCTGGGGGCAAATGAACCCCATGCATACGTATCTGGTGAGTGTATTGAGTGCATGGCAACATCTGACAATGTTGTGCGAGCTGGCCTCACTCCTAAGACCAAGGATATCCAGACTCTTTGTTCCATGCTCACTTACAAGCAG GGCTTTCCGGACATCCTAAAAGGAGTACCTCTGAAAACGTACATAACGAGATACATTCCCCCGTTTGATGAATTTGAAGTTGACCGCTGTGTACTACCCAAGGGCTCATCAGCCGTCTTTTCTGCAGTTCTGGGTCCTTCCATTTTTCTTGTGACCGACGGCGAGGGAACTATAAATGTGGGGTCCGTGAAGCAAGATGTAGTTGCTGAAGGCTATGTTTTATTTGTACCTGCGAACGTGGAAATTCATGTGACATCTGTGACAGAGCTGCATGTGTATAGAGCAGGAGTTAATGACAGGTTTCTCAAGTCCCGTGAGTTGGAAAACGGCAAGAAGTCTCAGATTTAA
- the LOC104449434 gene encoding mannose-6-phosphate isomerase 1 isoform X2 has translation METRSSPKLRRLRCSVQKYDWGRRGAESRVAKLFALNSGAEADPDRPYAEFWMGTHGSGPSFLLPAGCGNGGHKVSPDVTLKAWISSNPDVLGDKVVDEWGCDLPFLFKELKQVLCDVPEIAELVGSTDVEKFIKLGEQEVEKAKCLLQSIFTKLMSASADIVALAVSQIKSRLELEGQVRPLTDKEQLVLRLEKQYPADVGVISAFFLNYVRLNPGEALYLGANEPHAYVSGECIECMATSDNVVRAGLTPKTKDIQTLCSMLTYKQGFPDILKGVPLKTYITRYIPPFDEFEVDRCVLPKGSSAVFSAVLGPSIFLVTDGEGTINVGSVKQDVVAEGYVLFVPANVEIHVTSVTELHVYRAGVNDRFLKSRELENGKKSQI, from the exons ATGGAGACGCGGTCGTCCCCGAAACTGAGGAGGCTCCGGTGCTCCGTCCAGAAGTACGATTGGGGCCGCCGCGGGGCGGAATCGCGGGTCGCCAAGCTGTTCGCGCTCAATTCCGGCGCCGAGGCAGACCCCGACAGGCCGTACGCGGAGTTCTGGATGGGGACCCACGGCTCCGGGCCGTCCTTCCTGTTGCCAGCCGGGTGCGGCAATGGGGGCCACAAAGTCTCCCCGGACGTCACTCTGAAGGCCTGGATTTCGAGCAACCCGGATGTTCTTGGTGATAAGGTGGTGGACGAGTGGGGCTGCGATCTCCCCTTCTTGTTCAAG GAACTTAAACAAGTGCTGTGTGATGTTCCAGAGATTGCGGAATTAGTTGGCAGTACAGATGTGGAAAAATTCATCAAACTGGGTGAACAAGAAGTGGAGAAAGCCAAGTGTCTTCTGCAATCGATTTTTACCAAACTCATGTCAGCTAGTGCAGATATAGTTGCTTTGGCAGTTTCCCAGATAAAAAGTCGTCTGGAGTTGGAGGGTCAG GTGAGACCATTGACAGATAAGGAACAGCTGGTGCTGAGGCTAGAAAAGCAATATCCAGCTGATGTGGGGGTAATTTCAGCATTCTTTCTCAACTATGTGAGGCTTAATCCAGGCGAGGCATTGTATCTGGGGGCAAATGAACCCCATGCATACGTATCTGGTGAGTGTATTGAGTGCATGGCAACATCTGACAATGTTGTGCGAGCTGGCCTCACTCCTAAGACCAAGGATATCCAGACTCTTTGTTCCATGCTCACTTACAAGCAG GGCTTTCCGGACATCCTAAAAGGAGTACCTCTGAAAACGTACATAACGAGATACATTCCCCCGTTTGATGAATTTGAAGTTGACCGCTGTGTACTACCCAAGGGCTCATCAGCCGTCTTTTCTGCAGTTCTGGGTCCTTCCATTTTTCTTGTGACCGACGGCGAGGGAACTATAAATGTGGGGTCCGTGAAGCAAGATGTAGTTGCTGAAGGCTATGTTTTATTTGTACCTGCGAACGTGGAAATTCATGTGACATCTGTGACAGAGCTGCATGTGTATAGAGCAGGAGTTAATGACAGGTTTCTCAAGTCCCGTGAGTTGGAAAACGGCAAGAAGTCTCAGATTTAA